Proteins found in one Megachile rotundata isolate GNS110a chromosome 14, iyMegRotu1, whole genome shotgun sequence genomic segment:
- the LOC100877350 gene encoding uncharacterized protein LOC100877350, whose product MLPYKVLRIFVNLFVILNFVTGEILLNKNEKRTTFRNGYQMCFNSFKTQENKIIQTQESRSMGATYLKEIDVNSRNECLQFCCDTKDCDVFIFEEKKPGSCYLFQCGPLDDFKCKFTNHANYSSSIRINYNTQSNEEGIRISQQEHELKSLRNLADTAPAQYSFTEPSTKLVATLAPKPLTTAPPVKQGCSRYQYECRSSGDCIAEYNVCDGIPQCADESDEDHCPTERPTLPPVIQGAQPPPPLLPIDNIKYQQMVEQNKFPVPQYAHQEVNSWMLPNSDHQMIPRPISYPGQPMEVYPVHKDFGTPRYQLNLQPVYDQAKDVYGPVIPFHEQSNLNRYEHQPHSFNHKGPNVMGEKETDSGAYLEERHPYISHYGSPNRASWQNTQIFPSPSPISNLQQKQVDEVENTVASTIAPPCDIPNEQKYIPKDKEIVKVHQQEEKHAVHEKEMKQNNDKSHAVKHETPTLNHAKGKEPKEHKSVIVIKDHSTEHGRNTITADFLKQLNDIEVLKPRGAVISLALGLTITAITATLIACRLRVVRRRRRRHGSYAHDADYLVNGMYL is encoded by the exons ATGTTGCCCTACAAAGTTCTGCGTATTTTTGTTAATCTTTTTGTAATCCTGAATTTTGTGACtggtgaaattttattaaacaaaaatgagaAACGAACGACATTCAGAAACGGCTATCAGATGTGTTTCAATAGTTTTAAGACCcaggaaaataaaattattcaaacacagGAGTCTCGGAGTATGGGTGCCACCTACTTGAAGGAAATTGATGTTAATTCCAGAAACGAGTGCTTACAATTTTGTTGTGATACAAAGGATTGTGACGtgtttatttttgaagaaaag AAACCTGGAAGTTGTTATCTCTTCCAATGCGGGCCGTTAGAcgattttaaatgtaaattcaCTAATCATGCGAATTATAGTAGTTCAATACGCATTAATTACAATACTCAAAGCAATGAAGAAGGAATTAGAATTTCTCAACAAGAGCATGAACTGAAGTCCCTTAG GAATTTGGCAGACACAGCACCAGCACAATATTCATTCACAGAACCTTCTACAAAGTTAGTTGCAACCTTAGCACCAAAACCATTAACAACAGCCCCACCAGTCAAGCAAG GTTGCAGTCGTTATCAATATGAATGTCGTTCTTCTGGAGATTGCATAGCAGAGTATAATGTATGTGATGGCATTCCACAATGCGCGGACGAATCCGATGAAGATCATTGTCCTACAGAGAGACCGACTCTTCCTCCAGTTATTCAAGGAGCACAACCACCTCCACCACTTTTACCTATTGACAACATAAAATATCAACAAATGGTTGAGCAAAATAAATTTCCAGTTCCACAATACGCTCATCAAGAAGTTAATTCATGGATGTTACCTAATTCAGATCATCAAATGATTCCACGACCTATTTCATATCCAGGGCAACCAATGGAAGTATATCCAGTTCACAAAGACTTTGGTACTCCAAGATATCAGTTGAATTTGCAACCAGTTTATGATCAAGCTAAGGATGTATATGGTCCTGTTATCCCTTTTCATGAACAGAGCAACTTGAATCGTTATGAAC aTCAACCACATAGTTTTAACCATAAAGGGCCAAACGTTATgggtgagaaagagacagataG TGGTGCATATTTAGAAGAAAGACATCCATATATTTCACATTATGGATCACCGAATAGAGCTTCATggcaaaatacccaaatttttcCGTCTCCTTCTCCAATATCGAATTTGCAACAAAAACAAGTTGATGAAGTAGAAAATACTGTTGCTAGTACAATAGCACCTCCTTGTGAT ATACCAAATGAACAAAAGTACATACCAAAAGATAAAGAAATTGTAAAAGTTCATCAGCAAGAAGAGAAGCATGCTGTTCACGAAAAAGAAATGAAGCAGAACAATGACAAATCACATGCAGTAAAACATGAAACACCAACATTGAATCATGCAAAAGGGAAAGAGCCAAAAG AACATAAAAGCGTAATAGTTATCAAAGATCACAGCACAGAGCATGGTAGGAATACTATTACAGCGGATTTTCTAAAACAACTCAACGACATCGAGGTTCTGAAACCTAGAGGAGCTGTTATATCGTTAGCTTTAGGACTTACAATAACAGCTATTACAGCTACGTTAATAGCTTGCCGTTTACGGGTAGTTCGAAGACGTAGAAGACGGCATGGATCATACGCTCATGACGCCGATTATTTAGTAAACGGAATGTATCTTTAA